A stretch of the Chelonoidis abingdonii isolate Lonesome George chromosome 11, CheloAbing_2.0, whole genome shotgun sequence genome encodes the following:
- the LOC116823933 gene encoding uncharacterized protein LOC116823933 isoform X3 produces the protein MLAQHPQLGACWVGALGRLDAGCQQLGEEQQSRIALAFAHCHLQRSGRPFPRCEAGSSVRVCTQHMDAVAFGVYTEFFTHAHSICYLLRSEAWQQRAESTVHRCPGGFSGHAGGGQPATPGLCRDREPSQLPAPLPGGGVPSPGLLPLPSADRQHRPPADLQPAHRRGQEALASWVGLCRRLCAGAGLAVLAYCVLTYRDVAQQSREVLRGLQETWAQMQHILQETERLLAQRGPDPSQVSANFADSGFPEPLSQLEQGAPSADELNTSSPRSLSRSPARQSARPQRRPGRQDSETHNIPVPLDGLCCYDLRRRPSLQGLSQTPAAMKGPLSRTRRGRAQSPAAGAILPSPTWDRIPTV, from the exons ATGCTGGCCCAGCACCCGCAGCTGGGGGCCTGCTGGGTGGGGGCCCTGGGCAGGCTGGATGCaggctgccagcagctgggagaggagcagcagAGCCGCATCGCCCTGGCCTTCGCCCACTGCCACCTGCAGAG GTCGGGCCGGCCCTTCCCTCGCTGTGAGGCTGGCAGCTCCGTCCGGGTCTGCACCCAGCACATGGACGCTGTGGCCTTTGGTGTCTACACGGAGTTCTTCACCCACGCCCACAGCATCTGCTACCTCCTGCGCAGCGAGGCCTGGCAGCAGCGAGCCGAGAGCACCGTGCACAG GTGTCCAGGAGGCTTTTCAGGACATGCAGGAGGCGGCCAGCCGGCAACGCCTGGCCTTTGCCGAGATCGTGAACCATCTCAGCTtcctgcaccgcttcctggtggGGGAGTCCCaagccctgggctccttcctcTACCATCTGCTGACCGGCAGCACCGCCCTCCTGCTGACCTGCAGCCAGCGCACCGCAGGGGCCAG GAGGCCCTTGCCAGCTGGGTGGGGCTATGCCGCAGGCTGTGTGCCGGCGCCGGGCTGGCCGTCCTGGCCTATTGCGTCCTCACCTACCGGGACGTGGCCCAGCAGAGCCGGGAGGTGCTGCGGGGGCTGCAGGAGACCTGGGCCCAGATGCAGCACATCCTGCAGGAGACAG agCGCCTGCTGGCCCAGCGGGGTCCAGACCCCAGCCAGGTCAGTGCCAACTTTGCCGACTCAGGCTTCCCGGAGCCCCTCTCCCAGCTGGAACAAGGAGCCCCCTCGG CAGACGAGCTCAACACCAGCAGCCCCAGGAGCCTGAGCCGCTCCCCAGCCCGCCAGAGCGCCCGGCCGCAGAGACGCCCCGGCCGACAGGACTCGGAGACACACAACATTCCTGTGCCGCTGGACGGG ctctgctgctatgATCTCCGACGCCGGCCGTCCCTGCAAGGCCTCTCCCAGACACCAGCTGCGATGAAGGGGCCCCTGAGCCGCACCCGAAGGGGAAGAGCTCAGTCGCCTGCGGCAGGTGCCATTCTGCCGAGTCCCACCTGGGATCGGATTCCTACTGTGTGA
- the LOC116823933 gene encoding uncharacterized protein LOC116823933 isoform X1, with amino-acid sequence MLAQHPQLGACWVGALGRLDAGCQQLGEEQQSRIALAFAHCHLQRSGRPFPRCEAGSSVRVCTQHMDAVAFGVYTEFFTHAHSICYLLRSEAWQQRAESTVHRLVASSEGVAERLEETNQLADQAARAQEATLRSQEEILRHGELLRQTLQDSSRGVQEAFQDMQEAASRQRLAFAEIVNHLSFLHRFLVGESQALGSFLYHLLTGSTALLLTCSQRTAGARLILLGLVGGNVYLERVVSGLVLENTEAGSDPTEALASWVGLCRRLCAGAGLAVLAYCVLTYRDVAQQSREVLRGLQETWAQMQHILQETERLLAQRGPDPSQVSANFADSGFPEPLSQLEQGAPSADELNTSSPRSLSRSPARQSARPQRRPGRQDSETHNIPVPLDGLCCYDLRRRPSLQGLSQTPAAMKGPLSRTRRGRAQSPAAGAILPSPTWDRIPTV; translated from the exons ATGCTGGCCCAGCACCCGCAGCTGGGGGCCTGCTGGGTGGGGGCCCTGGGCAGGCTGGATGCaggctgccagcagctgggagaggagcagcagAGCCGCATCGCCCTGGCCTTCGCCCACTGCCACCTGCAGAG GTCGGGCCGGCCCTTCCCTCGCTGTGAGGCTGGCAGCTCCGTCCGGGTCTGCACCCAGCACATGGACGCTGTGGCCTTTGGTGTCTACACGGAGTTCTTCACCCACGCCCACAGCATCTGCTACCTCCTGCGCAGCGAGGCCTGGCAGCAGCGAGCCGAGAGCACCGTGCACAG GTTGGTAGCCAGTTCGGAGGGCGTAGCCGAGCGGCTGGAAGAGACCAACCAGCTGGCGGATCAGGCAGCGCGGGCGCAAGAGGCCACCCTGCGATCCCAGGAAGAGATCCTCCGCCATGGGGAGCTGCTGAGACAGACACTGCAGGACTCCTCCAGGG GTGTCCAGGAGGCTTTTCAGGACATGCAGGAGGCGGCCAGCCGGCAACGCCTGGCCTTTGCCGAGATCGTGAACCATCTCAGCTtcctgcaccgcttcctggtggGGGAGTCCCaagccctgggctccttcctcTACCATCTGCTGACCGGCAGCACCGCCCTCCTGCTGACCTGCAGCCAGCGCACCGCAGGGGCCAG GTTGATCCTGCTGGGCCTGGTTGGGGGCAACGTCTACCTGGAGCGTGTGGTCAGTGGACTCGTCTTGGAGAACACTGAGGCCGGCTCCGACCCAACG GAGGCCCTTGCCAGCTGGGTGGGGCTATGCCGCAGGCTGTGTGCCGGCGCCGGGCTGGCCGTCCTGGCCTATTGCGTCCTCACCTACCGGGACGTGGCCCAGCAGAGCCGGGAGGTGCTGCGGGGGCTGCAGGAGACCTGGGCCCAGATGCAGCACATCCTGCAGGAGACAG agCGCCTGCTGGCCCAGCGGGGTCCAGACCCCAGCCAGGTCAGTGCCAACTTTGCCGACTCAGGCTTCCCGGAGCCCCTCTCCCAGCTGGAACAAGGAGCCCCCTCGG CAGACGAGCTCAACACCAGCAGCCCCAGGAGCCTGAGCCGCTCCCCAGCCCGCCAGAGCGCCCGGCCGCAGAGACGCCCCGGCCGACAGGACTCGGAGACACACAACATTCCTGTGCCGCTGGACGGG ctctgctgctatgATCTCCGACGCCGGCCGTCCCTGCAAGGCCTCTCCCAGACACCAGCTGCGATGAAGGGGCCCCTGAGCCGCACCCGAAGGGGAAGAGCTCAGTCGCCTGCGGCAGGTGCCATTCTGCCGAGTCCCACCTGGGATCGGATTCCTACTGTGTGA
- the LOC116823933 gene encoding uncharacterized protein LOC116823933 isoform X2, which yields MQAASSWERSSRAASPWPSPTATCRGRAGPSLAVRLAAPSGSAPSTWTLWPLVSTRSSSPTPTASATSCAARPGSSEPRAPCTGVQEAFQDMQEAASRQRLAFAEIVNHLSFLHRFLVGESQALGSFLYHLLTGSTALLLTCSQRTAGARLILLGLVGGNVYLERVVSGLVLENTEAGSDPTEALASWVGLCRRLCAGAGLAVLAYCVLTYRDVAQQSREVLRGLQETWAQMQHILQETERLLAQRGPDPSQVSANFADSGFPEPLSQLEQGAPSADELNTSSPRSLSRSPARQSARPQRRPGRQDSETHNIPVPLDGLCCYDLRRRPSLQGLSQTPAAMKGPLSRTRRGRAQSPAAGAILPSPTWDRIPTV from the exons ATGCaggctgccagcagctgggagaggagcagcagAGCCGCATCGCCCTGGCCTTCGCCCACTGCCACCTGCAGAG GTCGGGCCGGCCCTTCCCTCGCTGTGAGGCTGGCAGCTCCGTCCGGGTCTGCACCCAGCACATGGACGCTGTGGCCTTTGGTGTCTACACGGAGTTCTTCACCCACGCCCACAGCATCTGCTACCTCCTGCGCAGCGAGGCCTGGCAGCAGCGAGCCGAGAGCACCGTGCACAG GTGTCCAGGAGGCTTTTCAGGACATGCAGGAGGCGGCCAGCCGGCAACGCCTGGCCTTTGCCGAGATCGTGAACCATCTCAGCTtcctgcaccgcttcctggtggGGGAGTCCCaagccctgggctccttcctcTACCATCTGCTGACCGGCAGCACCGCCCTCCTGCTGACCTGCAGCCAGCGCACCGCAGGGGCCAG GTTGATCCTGCTGGGCCTGGTTGGGGGCAACGTCTACCTGGAGCGTGTGGTCAGTGGACTCGTCTTGGAGAACACTGAGGCCGGCTCCGACCCAACG GAGGCCCTTGCCAGCTGGGTGGGGCTATGCCGCAGGCTGTGTGCCGGCGCCGGGCTGGCCGTCCTGGCCTATTGCGTCCTCACCTACCGGGACGTGGCCCAGCAGAGCCGGGAGGTGCTGCGGGGGCTGCAGGAGACCTGGGCCCAGATGCAGCACATCCTGCAGGAGACAG agCGCCTGCTGGCCCAGCGGGGTCCAGACCCCAGCCAGGTCAGTGCCAACTTTGCCGACTCAGGCTTCCCGGAGCCCCTCTCCCAGCTGGAACAAGGAGCCCCCTCGG CAGACGAGCTCAACACCAGCAGCCCCAGGAGCCTGAGCCGCTCCCCAGCCCGCCAGAGCGCCCGGCCGCAGAGACGCCCCGGCCGACAGGACTCGGAGACACACAACATTCCTGTGCCGCTGGACGGG ctctgctgctatgATCTCCGACGCCGGCCGTCCCTGCAAGGCCTCTCCCAGACACCAGCTGCGATGAAGGGGCCCCTGAGCCGCACCCGAAGGGGAAGAGCTCAGTCGCCTGCGGCAGGTGCCATTCTGCCGAGTCCCACCTGGGATCGGATTCCTACTGTGTGA
- the ITIH6 gene encoding inter-alpha-trypsin inhibitor heavy chain H6: protein MPMLRQLLLFSFALLLCLEPLPSTGHPRIPELTMTSFSVRSTIVSRYASTRVRTQLSNPHAEPKEAIFDLDLPGSAFISNFTITINNKLYVAEVKEKHQAKKMYDKARRQGQTAAHVGTRDRETEKFRVSASVAAGSQVSFELSYEELLQRHLGKYQHAVSVRPQQVVGNLTVEVSISERTGIDYVHVLPLRTSRLLTNTLRGDANVPPSTWVEKGSHCTWVVFTPTPQEQAAFSSSGILGDFVVQYDVAMPDVAGDVQIYNGYFVHYFAPRGLPPMQKNVVFVIDVSGSMHGTKMKQTKKAMHIILSDLHPDDCFNIVTFSDTVHVWKAERSIPATAHNIRSAKDYVHRMEADGWTDINKALLEAASVLTQGMPELSPRRIPLLIFLTDGEPTAGVTSGTRILANIRQALGGSVSLFGLAFGDDADYGLLRRLALENRGVARRIYEDADAALQLAGFYDEIASPLLYDVALSYRDGAELTRTLFPHYFQGAELVVAGRLAPGATELHVEAAGHGHTRQLRLENDISANATEAAPFGCSPDLGQIGRFVQRLWAYFTIQELLQARFHSNDTAARRLLTEKATNLSLKYNFVTPVTSLVVVKPEEEERTTARAMPGAPGTPLVTMAAHRGTKASGVMPTPGATSTSLSDGATKAATALPTLARATPIPGASGTSQDASKRARTTLAPGTATTLPPPPTAHSVTKAARTTLGRAPKAGNPRATTHPLPSPGSATAPPSGQQEMPLQWATKRQPHPRTERAPFSWGTAAPTAWTVTDAWTGNSTAATSPGPNATTPRVESKGPWGTPATDLSQWLLLLPAESELLSAKDVAEKFVESLHPPPVYSFVAAKGEKGVLDYEDYSDLLEEQDGDTAGMADLAGAKFFTFSSSVDGDPHFVARLPGSPETLCFTLDGHPGDVLQLVTDPRSGLSVHAHLVGAPPWPGSADRPRTYLDTITVRVGPPRLRYVITVTLQGVELQGEGALDLPFDRPAWVSRPRLGVRVGPGTNVTLQLGAGLEFVVQRHRYGHPSPLQRDHLGFYVLDGSGLSAQARGLLGQFQNADIRLQPSAGERPARLQRGGATVPATRVTKLLKDSPLPAHHAPCWLVKGSNMEALLGGAYGAFVVPHPQEV from the exons ATGCCAATGCTgagacagctgctgctcttctcctTTGCTCTCCTACTGTGCCTGGAACCTTTACCCAGCACCGGGCACCCTCGTATTCCAGAG CTCACCATGACCAGCTTCTCCGTCCGCTCCACCATTGTGTCCCGCTATGCCTCCACCCGTGTTCGGACCCAGCTGAGCAACCCCCATGCTGAGCCCAAGGAAGCCATCTTCGACCTAGACCTGCCCGGCTCGGCCTTCATCTCCAACTTCACCAT CACCATCAACAATAAACTCTATGTGGCTGAGGTGAAAGAGAAGCATCAAGCCAAGAAGATGTATGACAAGGCCCGGAGACAGGGCCAGACTGCAGCTCATGTTGGCACTAG GGATCGAGAGACAGAGAAGTTCCGGGTCTCTGCCAGCGTAGCAGCCGGAAGCCAGGTGTCCTTCGAGCTGAGCTacgaggagctgctgcagcggcaCCTGGGCAAGTACCAGCATGCTGTGAGCGTGCGTCCCCAACAGGTGGTGGGGAACCTCACCGTGGAGGTGAGCATCTCGGAGCGCACCGGCATTGACTACGTCCACGTGCTGCCCCTCCGCACCAGCCGCTTGCTCACCAATACCTTGCGAG GGGACGCCAATGTGCCACCATCCACCTGGGTGGAGAAGGGGAGCCACTGCACCTGGGTTGTCTTCACCCCGACCCCGCAGGAACAGGCAGCTTTCTCCAGCTCGGGCATCCTGGGGGACTTTGTGGTACAGTACGACGTGGCCATGCCAGATGTGGCTGGGGACGTGCAG ATCTACAACGGCTACTTCGTTCACTACTTCGCCCCCCGCGGCCTGCCCCCCATGCAGAAGAACGTGGTGTTTGTCATCGACGTCAGCGGCTCCATGCATGGCACCAAGATGAAGCAG ACCAAGAAGGCCATGCACATCATCCTGAGCGACCTCCACCCAGACGACTGCTTCAATATTGTCACTTTCTCCGATACTGTCCACGTGTGGAAGGCCGAGCGCTccatcccagccacagcccacAACATCCGCAGTGCCAAGGACTACGTCCACAGGATGGAAGCTGATGGAT GGACCGACATCAACAAAGCCCTGCTGGAGGCCGCCTCGGTGCTGACCCAGGGCATGCCAGAGCTATCCCCCCGGCGGATCCCACTGCTCATCTTCCTGACGGACGGGGAGCCCACGGCGGGCGTGACCTCAGGCACTCGCATCCTGGCCAACATCCGGCAGGCCCTGGGTGGCTCCGTCTCGCTGTTCGGCCTGGCCTTTGGGGACGACGCCGACTACGGGCTGCTGCGGCGCCTGGCGCTTGAGAACCGGGGCGTGGCCCGGCGTATCTACGAGGACGCTGACGCCGCCCTGCAGCTCGCCGGCTTTTATGATGAGATCGCCAGCCCACTGCTGTACGATGTGGCCCTGTCCTACCGCGATGGCGCCGAACTCACCCgcaccctcttcccccactaCTTCCAGGGCGCCGAGCTGGTGGTGGCCGGGCGGCTGGCCCCAGGGGCCACCGAGCTGCACGTTGAGGCTGCGGGCCACGGGCACACCAGGCAGCTGAGGCTGGAGAACGATATCTCAGCCAACGCCACAGAGGCTGCCCCGTTCGGCTGCTCTCCGGACCTGGGGCAGATTGGGCGATTTGTCCAGCGCCTCTGGGCCTACTTCACCatccaggagctgctccaggcccGGTTCCACTCCAACGACACCGCTGCGCGCCGGTTGCTCACTGAAAAGGCCACCAACCTCTCGCTGAAGTATAACTTCGTCACGCCCGTCACCTCGCTGGTGGTGGtcaagccagaggaggaggagagaaccaCAGCTCGGGCCATGCCAGGGGCTCCTGGCACACCCCTGGTCACCATGGCGGCCCACCGTGGCACCAAAGCTTCTGGAGTCATGCCCACTCCGGGGGCTACATCCACCTCGCTCTCTGATGGTGCCACCAAAGCTgccacagccctccccaccctAGCCAGAGCCACGCCCATCCCAGGAGCATCTGGCACGTCCCAGGATGCCTCCAAACGAGCCCGAACCACGCTGGCACCTGGCACTGCCACGACATTGCCACCTCCTCCCACGGCCCACAGTGTCACCAAAGCAGCCAGAACCACACTTGGAAGAGCACCCAAAGCTGGGAACCCCAGGGCCACGACTCATCCACTGCCGAGCCCAGGATCAGCCACGGCACCCCCCTCCGGCCAGCAGGAGATGCCCCTGCAGTGGGCCACCAAGCGCCAGCCACATCCCAGAACAGAGAGGGCCCCCTTCTCGTGgggcacagcagctcccacagcctGGACTGTCACAGATGCCTGGACTGGCAACAGCACAGCTGCCACCAGCCCGGGGCCCAATGCCACCACCCCCAGGGTGGAGTCCAAGGGCCCCTGGGGCACACCAGCCACTGACCTCagccagtggctgctgctgctgccggcagagTCAGAGCTGCTGTCAGCAAAGGACGTGGCTGAGAAATTCGTGGAGTCCCTCCACCCACCGCCCGTGTACAGCTTTGTGGCGGCCAAAGGAGAGAAGG GTGTCCTGGATTATGAAGACTACTCAG ACTTGTTAGAGGAACAGGACGGCGACACAG CTGGCATGGCAGACTTGGCTGGTGCCAAGTTCTTCACTTTCTCCTCCTCAG TGGATGGAGACCCTCACTTTGTGGCACGGCTGCCCGGCTCCCCTGAGACCCTGTGCTTTACCCTGGATGGGCACCCAGGAGATGTGCTCCAGCTGGTGACTGACCCCCGCAGCG ggctgtcagtccaTGCCCACCTGGTTGGTGCCCCCCCATGGCCGGGCTCGGCAGATCGGCCACGCACCTACTTAGACACTATCACGGTGCGGGTGGGGCCTCCCCGGCTCCGCTATGTGATCACCGTGACGCTCCAGGgcgtggagctgcagggggagggagcccTGGATCTGCCCTTCGACCGCCCGGCCTGGGTCAGCCGCCCCAGGCTGGGCGTGCGGGTGGGGCCGGGCACCAACGTGACGCTGCAGCTGGGCGCCGGGCTGGAGTTCGTGGTCCAGCGCCATCGGTACggccaccccagccccctgcagagaGACCACCTGGGCTTCTATGTGCTGGACGGCAGCGGGCTCTCGGCCCAGGCCCGTGGGCTACTGG GTCAGTTCCAGAACGCTGACATCCGACTGCAGCCAAGTGCCGGGGAGCGGCCCGCCCGGCTGCAGAGGGGGGGGGCCACGGTGCCGGCCACGCGGGTCACCAAGCTGCTGAAGGACTCGCCCCTGCCGGCCCACCACGCCCCCTGCTGGCTGGTGAAGGGCAGCAACATGGAGGCCCTGCTGGGCGGGGCCTACGGCGCCTTCGTGGTCCCTCATCCACAGGAGGTGTGA